GAAGAGTATGGTCAAAAAAATGTGAATGGGGAAAGCCGGATTTTTCATTCTATTCCATGGTCTGACTAATTATTCTGGAGTAATCCCATAGTTCCAAATTCAAGGCAAAGGAGGTCAAGATCTGATAAAATCCATCCCATGTCTCTGACTGAAAAAGAAGTGAACCATGTGGCGCGCCTGGCCCGCCTGGCTTTGACCGACGAGGAACGGGCCCGTTATTTGGGGCAATTGGGGCGGATTTTGGATCACATCCAAACCCTTTCTAAATACGAAACTCAAACGACATCGGCGACCACCCACGTGATCCCCCTCGCCAATGTTTGGCGTGAGGATGAGGCTCGGTTGTTTCCCAATCCTTCTTCCATTTTAGACAACGCGCCGGATCGGGAAGAGTCCTACTTTAAAGTGAAGAAGGTGATCGAGTGACTCTTTCGACACTGTCCGCCACGGAGATTGCTCGTCGGGTGAAAGCGAAAGAGATCTCCGCCCGGGAGGTCACGGTTTCCTTTTTAGACCGTGCCAAGAAGTGGGATAAGTCCATCAAGGCGTTCATCAGTTTTTCAGAAGAAGCGGCCCTTCTTCAGGCGGATGCGGTGGACAAGCAGGTGCGCGCGGGGAAAAATCTTGGTCCTCTGGCAGGTGTTCCTATCGCCGTAAAAGACAATATGTTGGTTGAAGGAACCCGAACCACCTGCGCTTCGAAAATCCTTGAGAATTTCACCGCCAATTATGACGCT
The Elusimicrobiota bacterium genome window above contains:
- the gatC gene encoding Asp-tRNA(Asn)/Glu-tRNA(Gln) amidotransferase subunit GatC, which translates into the protein MSLTEKEVNHVARLARLALTDEERARYLGQLGRILDHIQTLSKYETQTTSATTHVIPLANVWREDEARLFPNPSSILDNAPDREESYFKVKKVIE